The proteins below come from a single Chitinophaga pinensis DSM 2588 genomic window:
- a CDS encoding ferritin-like domain-containing protein yields MRTSHQWISHFRKNATQQRIDWQLAPTVTEQELSPILRSFQSWQLGETPDGGPLLKATRKYARKMNDPSYLEAIRLFISEEQKHSDNLGTYLDRIGQPRLKADICDTIFRKVRYFNTSMEIWTLTVLVVESIAQLFYQSLKDATRCTLLKQISTDILVDEAHHIAFQRDRLFMLFQHKSWITRFVCRHLYKLFFAGTVLIAWTAYKNVFIAGGNTFSSYLRKMRYKYYKSIHNTISQNKYYYSNSVMA; encoded by the coding sequence ATGAGAACTAGTCATCAATGGATCTCACATTTCAGAAAAAATGCCACACAACAGCGTATTGACTGGCAACTGGCCCCCACTGTTACAGAACAGGAACTATCCCCTATCCTGCGCTCATTTCAGTCCTGGCAACTGGGTGAAACACCGGATGGCGGTCCGCTCTTAAAGGCGACCCGCAAATATGCCCGGAAAATGAATGATCCCTCCTACCTGGAAGCTATCCGCCTTTTCATCAGCGAAGAACAAAAACACAGTGATAATCTTGGCACTTATCTCGATCGCATCGGCCAACCCAGATTAAAAGCAGATATATGCGATACCATTTTCAGAAAAGTAAGGTATTTCAACACCAGTATGGAAATCTGGACGCTAACGGTATTAGTAGTAGAAAGCATAGCGCAGTTGTTCTATCAGTCCCTGAAAGATGCAACACGCTGTACACTGTTAAAACAGATTTCTACGGATATTCTCGTCGACGAAGCACACCATATCGCATTTCAGCGTGACCGCCTCTTTATGCTCTTTCAGCACAAATCCTGGATTACAAGATTCGTTTGCCGGCACTTATATAAACTGTTCTTCGCCGGCACAGTACTCATCGCCTGGACAGCCTATAAAAACGTGTTTATCGCCGGTGGTAACACCTTCAGCAGTTATCTGCGAAAAATGAGATACAAGTACTATAAGAGTATTCATAATACAATCAGTCAGAACAAATACTATTATTCAAACAGCGTAATGGCTTAA
- a CDS encoding DUF6717 family protein — protein sequence MRNTFRFYKTPENRWYIDIPEWQDDIAALEMVLGADTMLDKVSNYTSECFVEMSDEPFEGADPIRLIENLQQSIGGGNYLMENFRGTPVNQEMWLCEVTEYVFKGLPEVIYVNVIQENN from the coding sequence ATGAGAAATACATTCAGATTTTACAAGACGCCCGAAAACAGATGGTACATTGACATTCCCGAATGGCAGGATGATATTGCCGCACTTGAAATGGTATTAGGTGCAGATACCATGCTTGATAAAGTAAGCAACTATACGAGTGAATGCTTTGTAGAAATGAGTGATGAACCATTTGAAGGCGCAGATCCGATAAGGTTGATAGAGAATCTTCAACAGTCTATCGGAGGCGGTAACTACCTGATGGAAAACTTCAGGGGAACGCCTGTTAACCAGGAGATGTGGCTCTGCGAGGTAACAGAATATGTGTTTAAAGGATTACCGGAAGTTATTTATGTAAATGTTATACAGGAAAATAATTAA
- a CDS encoding TraB/GumN family protein, translating into MLVSYTYPRHLKTGFFSRITWSVLLALLLSPFLLQAQHTKRPDYQLLWRIEAPGVSTPSYLFGTMHLTEKRVFDFSDSVLLALRGADAFAMEIDLDSVMAYMLSPAGPLRDTVNYMRKILTPAEYRFVDSLVIKKSGAPIAQLNLKRLWFVEKLLLDEDEVINKTAGTGAKAENIFLDGWLHQKATFMGKPVHSLERLENQLYFMSADVTTLQKEIFLESVGYQLGVNERPAEKELFDARVSFLDSLVNLYYAGDPQRMYNLVDKSKEDDMGPGLGKRNVEMAANLATLMKGKSVFAAVGAAHLSGDMGLITLLRAKGFSVNPVRATFTGMAQRERQRLDSVKGYTLNRMADGYSVVFPGVPIAYPIPNMNRKMYVGTNDNEAAFSLSMDLPQLDKNEKELVDMLIANMAAQGKAELKKSYPIVYRDIPGTEALMMQGKLPFHMRLFIRNNRAFIFMYGSDGTDSIARKEFFKSVRFYDVVRAVSVYDTLYRPELGFSALMPSDANYVKADHKGETRPVEAYTALDDANRISYVLRIEKMKSGYYNTDDAAALAGIRTVLLRQDSTLQLIDSTMTRKDGYAYFKLLYRHTSGYMSRLHFISRGNLAYSLLCTYDGESKDSSYWRGFLDGFRILPVQAQELKTSFTAADSSFTISGPEPFTFYGHDKAVTVSDDVYAALDSASFSSYIVTVNKYSRYHSGDPDSLMKTFLHPEDSSLVVADYRKSVLSGWPVYDTELKSLNTNLRSYRRVIVVGHVMYCLSAIVPEEVVGTGRAQQFFDSFRPGKKEQATTLKIGDKKLSVLLADLQSTDTTAFKEASEYLVYMHPDSLDKSIILKALQSPFPLDTAGYRSVQLLVNLEEMADDTIVAAAEHLFTMVKDTGLRIELLSFLSGLSLDTAMQTFIRLAAAIPEDNEINDNIFSYAMEDNGMQEKYLPAIIAAAEKSGSILQQFVVHFNEDSIWKAPCFAKYGLEKLVPGMVRLLDRQLKAWDADQKENGGFVWLSRVLATGNTLSLPGIPVKADAVFSKLLPDSIPAISAFAARGLINHGIKINDKVLKEILNDDAVGYSFIVDVESDQHMSQIQHLLTQELIGRAYLAYNMEEYNADAPIEQVSRIKVQIDNKPAVWITLYSYKSLDDELSYIFSGPQPLDPSKFNTKPDLFYPLEDVEKVKNKKELTAEAIRAYKKYLAPPLLADEY; encoded by the coding sequence ATGTTAGTATCCTACACTTATCCCCGGCACCTCAAAACCGGTTTCTTTTCCCGCATTACATGGTCTGTACTGCTTGCACTGTTACTATCACCATTTCTGCTCCAGGCACAGCATACAAAGCGGCCTGACTATCAGCTGCTCTGGCGTATAGAAGCGCCCGGGGTAAGCACGCCTTCCTATCTGTTTGGTACAATGCACCTGACGGAAAAGCGGGTGTTTGATTTTAGTGATTCGGTGTTGCTCGCATTGCGTGGTGCAGATGCATTTGCCATGGAGATCGATCTTGATTCTGTTATGGCATACATGCTTTCTCCTGCTGGTCCCTTGCGCGATACTGTTAACTACATGCGTAAAATACTGACACCTGCAGAATACAGATTTGTGGATAGTCTGGTAATAAAGAAGTCAGGCGCTCCTATTGCGCAGCTGAATCTGAAAAGGCTCTGGTTTGTGGAAAAGCTGTTGCTGGATGAAGATGAAGTGATTAACAAAACAGCCGGTACGGGTGCAAAGGCAGAGAATATATTCCTGGATGGATGGCTGCATCAGAAAGCGACATTTATGGGGAAGCCGGTGCATAGTCTTGAACGATTGGAGAACCAGCTTTATTTCATGAGTGCCGATGTAACAACCTTACAAAAAGAGATCTTTCTTGAAAGTGTCGGTTATCAGCTTGGGGTCAATGAAAGACCCGCAGAAAAGGAGTTATTTGATGCGAGGGTAAGTTTCCTGGATTCGCTTGTAAATCTCTATTATGCCGGTGATCCGCAACGGATGTACAATCTGGTGGACAAGTCAAAGGAAGATGATATGGGACCAGGTTTAGGTAAGCGTAATGTTGAAATGGCAGCTAACCTGGCTACACTGATGAAAGGTAAAAGTGTGTTTGCTGCTGTTGGCGCTGCACACCTCTCGGGTGATATGGGTCTGATCACGCTCCTGCGTGCCAAAGGGTTCAGCGTGAATCCGGTGAGAGCTACTTTTACAGGTATGGCGCAACGTGAGCGGCAAAGGCTGGATAGTGTGAAAGGATACACACTCAACAGGATGGCAGATGGATATAGCGTTGTATTTCCCGGCGTACCTATTGCTTATCCTATTCCTAATATGAACCGGAAAATGTATGTAGGGACTAACGATAATGAAGCTGCATTTTCCCTGTCAATGGATCTGCCACAACTGGATAAGAATGAAAAGGAACTGGTGGATATGCTTATCGCGAATATGGCAGCACAGGGTAAAGCGGAACTGAAAAAGTCATATCCGATTGTTTACAGAGATATCCCGGGTACGGAGGCTTTGATGATGCAGGGGAAGCTACCTTTTCATATGCGTCTGTTTATTCGTAATAACAGAGCTTTTATTTTTATGTATGGATCGGATGGGACTGACAGCATTGCGCGGAAAGAGTTTTTTAAATCTGTCCGCTTCTATGATGTTGTACGTGCGGTAAGTGTATATGATACCCTGTATCGTCCGGAGCTGGGCTTTTCTGCGCTTATGCCTTCGGATGCTAATTATGTGAAAGCTGATCATAAAGGAGAGACACGTCCGGTAGAAGCGTATACCGCACTGGATGATGCGAACCGCATTTCATATGTACTGCGTATTGAGAAAATGAAGTCGGGTTATTACAATACAGATGATGCAGCAGCTTTGGCCGGTATCCGTACAGTGTTGCTCAGGCAGGACTCTACTTTACAACTGATTGATTCTACCATGACGAGAAAAGACGGTTATGCTTACTTTAAACTGCTGTATCGTCATACGAGCGGGTATATGTCCCGCCTGCATTTTATATCCAGGGGCAACCTGGCTTATAGCCTGCTTTGTACCTATGATGGCGAGAGCAAAGACAGTAGTTACTGGAGAGGTTTCCTGGATGGTTTCAGGATATTGCCGGTGCAGGCACAGGAACTGAAGACATCTTTTACTGCAGCTGACAGTAGTTTTACGATTAGTGGTCCGGAGCCGTTTACTTTCTATGGTCATGATAAAGCAGTAACGGTTTCTGATGATGTCTATGCGGCACTGGATAGTGCTTCTTTCTCTTCTTACATTGTAACGGTGAACAAGTATTCACGTTACCATAGCGGTGATCCGGATAGCCTGATGAAGACATTCCTTCATCCTGAAGATTCTTCTTTAGTGGTAGCAGATTACAGAAAATCAGTCTTAAGCGGATGGCCGGTATATGATACAGAATTGAAATCATTGAACACGAATCTGCGGTCATACAGAAGAGTGATTGTTGTAGGCCATGTCATGTATTGTTTGTCCGCAATTGTTCCTGAAGAAGTAGTCGGCACCGGCCGTGCGCAACAGTTCTTTGATTCTTTCCGTCCCGGTAAGAAAGAACAGGCGACTACATTGAAGATCGGAGATAAGAAATTATCGGTGTTATTGGCAGATCTGCAGAGTACGGATACGACGGCTTTCAAAGAGGCCAGTGAATACCTGGTTTATATGCATCCTGATAGTCTGGATAAAAGCATTATTTTAAAAGCATTACAAAGTCCGTTCCCGCTGGATACTGCTGGTTACAGAAGCGTACAGTTGCTGGTGAATCTGGAGGAAATGGCAGATGATACAATTGTAGCAGCTGCGGAGCATTTGTTTACGATGGTAAAGGATACAGGGTTACGTATCGAATTATTGAGTTTCCTCAGCGGCCTGTCGCTGGATACGGCTATGCAGACGTTCATCCGTCTGGCAGCGGCAATACCGGAGGATAATGAGATCAATGATAATATTTTTTCTTACGCGATGGAAGACAATGGTATGCAGGAGAAATATCTGCCGGCTATTATTGCGGCGGCAGAAAAATCTGGTAGCATCCTGCAACAGTTTGTTGTTCATTTCAATGAAGATTCCATATGGAAGGCGCCGTGTTTTGCGAAGTATGGTCTGGAGAAACTGGTGCCGGGTATGGTGCGCTTACTGGATCGTCAGTTGAAGGCATGGGATGCTGATCAGAAGGAGAATGGCGGTTTTGTATGGCTGAGTCGTGTACTGGCAACCGGTAATACACTTTCCTTACCAGGCATACCGGTGAAGGCAGATGCCGTTTTCTCTAAATTGCTGCCGGATTCTATTCCTGCTATCAGTGCATTCGCTGCACGTGGATTGATTAATCATGGTATCAAAATAAATGATAAAGTGCTCAAAGAAATTCTCAACGATGATGCTGTGGGTTACTCATTCATTGTTGATGTTGAAAGCGATCAGCATATGTCGCAGATTCAGCATCTGTTGACACAGGAGTTAATTGGCCGTGCTTATCTTGCCTATAACATGGAGGAATACAATGCAGATGCCCCTATCGAACAGGTGAGCCGTATAAAAGTGCAGATTGATAATAAACCTGCTGTATGGATTACCTTGTATAGTTACAAAAGTCTCGATGATGAATTATCATATATATTCAGCGGACCACAACCACTGGATCCGTCAAAGTTCAACACCAAACCTGATCTGTTCTATCCGCTGGAGGATGTAGAGAAAGTAAAGAATAAGAAAGAGCTGACCGCTGAAGCGATCAGGGCTTATAAAAAATACCTTGCGCCGCCTTTATTGGCAGATGAATATTAA
- a CDS encoding DUF1361 domain-containing protein, with protein MIRHLSPLEKMLLVSVSFTMSLLAIRIGYTQEITYIFYTWNTFLGILPLVFSHMLLRIDKYNINALLLLLCWLAFFPNAPYLITDLFHYEEKPPMPKWYDLLLVTTAAWNGLLLGIVSLMQVEQYLLRHMRVRWVRRLVVLSFILCGYGVYIGRYLRFNSWDAVVNPQKLLQTFAGHLFLPHQHLSTWAFTISFSAMFGIVYFTLKQFRIATIRLAS; from the coding sequence ATGATCAGACATCTCTCTCCCCTGGAAAAAATGCTGCTGGTATCTGTCTCCTTTACAATGTCACTGCTGGCAATACGCATAGGCTATACACAGGAAATCACCTATATTTTCTACACCTGGAATACATTCCTGGGCATATTACCACTCGTGTTCAGTCATATGCTGTTACGCATTGATAAATACAATATAAATGCATTGCTGCTCCTACTCTGCTGGCTGGCATTTTTTCCAAATGCACCTTATCTGATCACCGATCTGTTTCATTACGAGGAAAAACCTCCTATGCCGAAATGGTACGACCTGCTACTCGTGACAACAGCCGCCTGGAATGGGTTATTATTGGGTATTGTGTCGTTGATGCAGGTAGAGCAATATCTGCTGCGGCACATGCGCGTGAGATGGGTCAGAAGACTGGTCGTCCTCAGCTTTATTTTATGCGGTTATGGGGTCTATATTGGCAGATATCTGCGTTTTAATAGCTGGGATGCCGTCGTTAATCCACAGAAACTTTTACAGACCTTTGCAGGGCATCTTTTCCTGCCGCATCAGCATCTGTCCACCTGGGCATTTACGATTTCATTCAGCGCCATGTTCGGGATCGTATACTTTACCTTAAAACAATTCCGGATTGCCACCATTCGCCTTGCAAGTTAA
- a CDS encoding DUF2652 domain-containing protein — translation MENRGLLFIPDISGFTRFVNEIELEHSHHIIQQLLEVLINANQAGFEISEIEGDAILFYKFGAPLELEVLYKQVERMFCEFHRHLNAYDQRKICQCHACVAAVNLTLKVITHYGEFTTYQVKNFSKLIGKDVIVAHQLLKNDIAEHEYWLVTDKLFRDDSRPDLASWMKWNTSHKETETGNVLFHYTQLGELRKQLPPEPDPQLELSGKVKVFSVSKEYDVDIKTLIYTVVHFEFRHLWQVGLKAVDEVEHFLPGVGSRHRHVMNSGKEVLMYTSSFSYDPEDKVVFSETEEKRKRATYYTVEKINDHKARLTLDYYLRKHAINEFVFKFTEKATLEADLRKSLDNLVPIIMNMKLPLEF, via the coding sequence ATGGAAAACAGAGGGCTGCTTTTTATCCCCGATATAAGTGGCTTTACCCGTTTCGTGAATGAGATCGAACTTGAACATAGCCATCATATTATTCAACAGCTGCTGGAAGTATTGATCAATGCTAATCAGGCCGGGTTCGAGATATCCGAAATAGAAGGAGATGCCATTTTGTTTTATAAGTTCGGTGCCCCACTTGAACTGGAAGTATTGTATAAACAGGTGGAAAGAATGTTCTGTGAATTCCACCGTCACCTCAACGCTTACGATCAACGTAAAATATGTCAGTGTCACGCCTGTGTGGCTGCTGTTAATCTCACGTTGAAAGTAATCACACACTATGGGGAGTTTACCACCTACCAGGTGAAAAACTTCAGTAAACTGATCGGGAAGGATGTGATTGTAGCACACCAGTTATTGAAAAATGATATTGCAGAACATGAATACTGGCTTGTTACAGATAAGCTTTTCAGAGATGACTCCCGACCGGATCTGGCTTCCTGGATGAAATGGAATACGAGTCATAAAGAGACAGAGACGGGTAATGTACTGTTCCATTACACGCAGCTGGGAGAATTGAGAAAGCAATTACCACCTGAACCGGATCCTCAGCTGGAATTGTCTGGTAAAGTGAAGGTGTTTTCTGTATCAAAAGAATATGACGTTGATATCAAAACCCTGATATATACTGTTGTGCATTTTGAGTTTCGTCATCTCTGGCAGGTGGGGTTGAAAGCAGTGGATGAAGTAGAACATTTCCTGCCTGGCGTTGGAAGCCGTCACCGGCATGTAATGAATAGCGGGAAAGAAGTATTGATGTATACCAGCAGCTTTTCCTATGATCCGGAAGATAAGGTGGTATTCAGTGAGACAGAGGAAAAAAGGAAAAGGGCTACTTATTACACGGTAGAAAAAATAAACGATCATAAAGCCAGACTAACCCTGGATTATTACCTGCGTAAGCACGCCATTAATGAATTCGTTTTTAAATTCACAGAGAAAGCAACACTTGAAGCTGATCTGCGAAAGTCCCTGGACAATCTCGTGCCGATTATTATGAATATGAAATTGCCCCTGGAGTTCTGA
- a CDS encoding PDDEXK nuclease domain-containing protein, translating into MTNFCQTPPAPQTDYANYLIKDPYIFDFIQAKGKADERNIEQQFTDHITKFLLELGTP; encoded by the coding sequence ATTACAAACTTCTGCCAAACACCACCAGCACCACAAACTGATTACGCCAATTACCTGATAAAAGACCCATACATTTTTGACTTCATACAGGCGAAAGGAAAAGCTGACGAAAGGAATATTGAGCAACAATTCACCGACCATATTACCAAATTCTTATTGGAACTAGGCACCCCATAA
- a CDS encoding SDR family oxidoreductase encodes MKLTGNKILITGGASGIGLGLTERFLQEGNTVIVVSRRESVLKGVSDKFPAVITKVGDLSTEAGRIALFKWVEEQHSDLNVLVNNAGVQQWTNITDADFYQRIKEEIATNVEAPVHLTALFSGLPSLNAIMNVTSGLAFAPFTKVPVYSATKAFFHSFTLSSRYLLKNKGIEVIEIIPPALNTDLGGKGLHDAAPPVSDFIAAIFAQLAEGKKELTFGFSEAMAKAGPQEVEAAFNRLNPAV; translated from the coding sequence ATGAAATTAACAGGCAATAAAATTCTGATCACCGGTGGCGCCAGCGGCATCGGTCTTGGACTGACAGAGCGGTTTCTGCAGGAAGGTAATACGGTAATTGTTGTTAGCAGGAGAGAATCGGTATTAAAGGGAGTAAGCGATAAATTCCCTGCGGTAATCACCAAAGTTGGCGACTTATCCACAGAAGCGGGGAGAATTGCGCTTTTCAAATGGGTAGAAGAACAGCACAGTGATTTGAATGTCCTGGTGAATAATGCCGGAGTTCAGCAATGGACGAATATTACGGATGCAGACTTTTATCAGCGTATAAAAGAAGAGATTGCTACGAATGTGGAAGCGCCGGTACACCTGACTGCCTTATTCAGTGGTTTGCCTTCTCTGAACGCGATTATGAATGTAACTTCCGGACTCGCTTTTGCACCTTTTACAAAAGTACCGGTATACAGTGCTACAAAGGCATTTTTCCATTCTTTTACCCTGTCCAGCCGTTACTTGTTGAAAAACAAGGGAATAGAGGTGATAGAAATTATCCCACCGGCTTTAAATACAGATCTGGGCGGAAAAGGGTTGCATGATGCGGCACCTCCGGTGAGCGACTTTATCGCAGCCATTTTTGCACAGTTGGCAGAAGGAAAAAAAGAGTTAACTTTTGGTTTCAGTGAAGCAATGGCGAAAGCTGGTCCGCAGGAAGTAGAGGCAGCTTTTAACAGGCTGAACCCGGCAGTATAG